The genomic stretch ctaaagatctgcacaatccaggcctggaattagaattgtgctgaagtttgttgtgctgaagttaacagaAAGTGGCCTTgatctattcttgaatcctgagaccaagtaacttGTTGTGCTaacaggctgtggctgtaacaagctgcagctgttagggaagacaggtgcaaggccaagggagatagGGAGCGGAATGGGAATAAAGGGAGTAACAAACCGCAAGGCTAAAACATAGCTAACTCAAGTAGCTGCATGGACAGAATGCTTGTTCTAATCATGATAATTAGTGGTGTGAGAGCAGCGTGTGCTTAGGGgctaataaccaattatatgtttgctttgggaacatGCTTGTGTATCGAGTCTATATAAGAAGTGTTAGAAGCTAATAAGGATGAGCAAGATacataactcatattgagtaatttcttgactccAGCGGACCCCTCTCCCAACACACCCACTTGAAAAGGAGCAGAGTCCGACACTTCCCAAATCAGGTTCTCAACTGCAGCACAGATGTTTCACAACTGCTTCACCTTGGGAACTTCAAGATTTAGATAAAAAGGTACGTAAATTTAGATGAAGGTAAGCTGACATTCTTACCTTAAAATCAGATAGCCGAGTATAAGGATGGACAGATTTAGTCCAAACATGGACACAACAATTTGCCCAGATTTCTGGGAACACACATTGCAGAAACATGTGCATGTTTGTAATAGCTGATCATCAAAGTGATATCCTTGCAGTCAAAGAAAGTGCAATGTAAGGTACTTGGTAATTCTTCAATTCTTCATTTGTACCTCAAAGCTACTACACAGAAAACGGAAAGGTACTAGCCAGAAAATTACCAGAGAAAGCTCCTCTGCCCATATTTTGTTAGTTCTGACAAGGCAACTGctttattctttgaaattttcTATGGAGCACAGAtggcaaaaaaagcattttgtcaCAGTATATGAACCTGAAGGGACCACTGCCATATGCTCCACTAACATGCAACTCCATTTGTAACTAACTGACCTGGGTATTACTTCTCATTTCCAGATCAAGTGTCCTTACTAAAAGTTGTTATTTAGGAAGAGGATGAAGCTACATTTTATTAGCAACATTGGACTATCATTTTGGAGATAATTGTcaacaaaacttttcctttgaagatGACTGTGTGTCAGCTTGCTGATCAACTCCTACGTTGTATTTCTGGTGTGCTTTGCTTGATCATTAACAGATGGTTTTGGAATCTTAAGTCCTTCAGCAAACACTTCATAAAGAGCCCAGACATACACATTTTACTTCCCAACGAAAATATTTCCACATTTAGTCTCACACCTGGTTGCACTCCAAAGGCAGTGGGATTTAAGTCCAGCATCCTTTTCAATGACCGTATCTCAAATTCTCAGGCTTGTTTTGGAAAACTAAACCAGGttagttttttaaaaggcagctgCGAGTTGTGACATGATCCAGATTTTTCCAAGAACAAAGAATGCAGAGACAAGTTTAAAGGGAAACCTGAGGGAACTGTCATTAGTATTTAATGATCTATTAGGACCAGTTTGTGATAAGCTCTGCCTAGGTGCAAATGGGACCCAGATGATCAACCACAGTAAAGCGGTTCCTAGATTCACTCCACACTCAACTCTGCCCCTCAACTTGAGGCTGCTGGACAGGCATGTGAAGCTTGCTGTGAAGCTGACGTTCAGCAGAAGGAACAAGTTGGTTGGGAGAAGCTCCCCGAATACCTTGAGGCAGTACAGGGTTTCCCACCACCTTAGGGAAGAGCCCCAGATCAAGCTATAAGGTAACTGGACACTCCTATCACAGGACAGACAAGTCCCAGTTCTCCCACAACAGATTAACCCCAAGAAACAGCCCACTTTGACTCAGCATCACCAAGCCAAGCATTCAGAGGGACAGAAGCTCCCTGCAACAACAACATTCAGTAGCAAAATTAACTCAGGCACCAATAAAACAAATCTACACGATCACACCTGAAGCTGGATTCCTTAAAAGCTTGCATCTTCCTGCTGCTCTAGCTCACCTTCTTCGGCAGGAAATGGACTCCGACAGCATATTTGTCACTATGGGTCCACAGCTCGATCTGCGCCAGCACCTGGTTGGTGAAGGAGTTGCTCATGACGAAGCTAGGGTGACCCATGGCACAGCCCAAGTTGACCAGTCGGCCTTCTGCTAGCAATATAATGTGACGACCGTTGCGCAGGGTATAGCGATCCACCTGGgtgggaaaaaagcaagagcGGTGCAATGCCAGGatgaaaagagcattttaaatCATGCAAAGCTTTGTGGGCTTTCCTCCCACATCAACAATTCAGCAAAGGGCTTGCCACACAGACTTTGATTACAACTGAGACACCCCTCCCTCAATTCCCAGCCAGTGTTTGCAAATCCTGTAGCTATTCTGGGCTTCACACAACATAAATCTTAGCATCTGTTTCATATTTAACCAGCTATCCAGTTCTTCTGGCTTTCCCATATGCATGTCGTCTCAGATAGCTGTGGTGGGGCACATGCTGCTAGCAGTAAAATGCGTTCAATATATGCCTAATTGAAACTGGTGGGGAGagacaggagagaagaaacacCTCTGCATGCAACCGCCCAGAGCCTTTGCATCTAATGGGTAAGAGCCAGAGTCCTCAGCCTGCTGAAACTGCTCCCCTGTAACTCTTCCCACTTCGTAAGGCCAACGCTTTACAGTATAATAAACAGCTGTCCCAGCTTCTGGCATATTCTTCTTTGCTCTCAGGGGACCAAAGGCACGGTCCTCCACTCGGGCTGACTACCAAGCTATGCTGGGGACAACAGGACTCTGCACACAAGATCAAGTCTCAGGTGAGCTAAGGAGACAGGCCTTCTTCTGTGTGAGAGTCCCACACAGCTCAGGAGATATTGTCACTTAACATGTGCCTCAGCTGTCTGGGCCAGATTGGGATCCTGCAGTGTTAAAGTTAactctgcttctcctttccagtCCCCACTAGCTCTTCTTTCCCCTGCTTTCACCCATGCAGGAGGTTACAATACTGAAACCCAGAATGAAATGACAATACACCCTAGGAGTTACAAGAATATTCAGTGTCCACTGGTATTTATGGCTCGTGTCACACCAAGCACAGGGGAGCAAAGCAAACCTTTGGTAAGACTTAAGATAATCAACGACCAACTCTGACAAAGGTTAATGCTTTCAACCATTTACCTTATGCTGTCATAGCACAGCAACTGTGAAAGACCTACAAGGGTCCCTCCCCACAGCTGTATTTATACTTTTAGTCtcaaaagtttttttaatatgaagtcAATATTAATATGAAGTAAAACACACttcatttactgttttattcttaaagCTTTGGCCTGTAAGTTAAAAGCTACAGGGGATGAAGCTTTAATTCTAACACCAGCACCTCCTAACAAAACATCTTAGTGCAAGTCCTTAGCAGAGATTTAACAAGtaaaccaacacaaaccatttCATTAAGAACAGGTATTTGCCTTAAGAGAAGGTCTGTGCCTCCACCTGCCTTCTCCAGCTATGCTTCAATCACAGCACTATTTTCTACTTCTTGGGTTCATACAACAGATTGTGTTTTCATATGCAGACAGTAACCACCTCAAACAGAAGCCCTAAATAACATTCTTAATATCTCCTAAGAGCAGTACAGCAAGGGAGGGTTAATAAGAATGCTCTCCACTGAGCAGCTGCAATATTTCTTATGGACGCGATCTCCATTGTGGACCACCAGTGGCAGTGCTCTCAGTCCCGCAAAAATATCATATGGGCTATCTTAAGATTgtggaagcaaagaaagaaagaagaaagcagccaAAAAGCAGAACACTACTTATAGAATATTATATTTACAGATTAAAACTACTACAAGGTAGCAGTTAAGTAGCATTTCAGTTCTGAAGTCTGAATTGGGTGGTTTAGGTGTCAAAATATTATATCCATACAATATCCACACAATTTGCAcatgcacagctgctggcttgTGCATAGAACCGCATATGTTTGGCAATCTGCTGACGAGTCATTCAGTGTACAGGGTAATGTAGAAAATGCAGATTAATGTCTTTGCACAGAAAAGTAGAAGAGGCACCAGCAGAGGCTTAAGTCAGCACCATGGAAACACATTTCATCTACAGGTACATAAACGGGCTGATTCATAAATCAAGAAATTGCTACAGAAGTAGAATTCAAGTTATCCAAGTATTAAGTTCATCTCCACACTTATACAAATGCCTCATCCCTTTCCCCATCAGCATTTAGCTTGCTCTGCACTTTCTGGCTGTTTTACACTTCCCTCCACACCTTGCtacacaaataatttgttttcacaacCAAAGCCCATTGATCCCACCCTgaccttttcttcccctctagGGCTGAGCTTGTGCTATACATCAGTCTCTCTAACACCAGAACACAGGTAAGCAGGACTGCAGTGCAAACCCATATTCAAAACAACCTGCCAGCATTTCAGTAAAACTTATTTCCTCCTTAACTGTACTTGGAAAGCAACAGATGAGTGAGAATGGCACAGTAAGATGTTTCCTTTCCCAAGTATTAAACATTACTTACACCAGCTCACCACTTGTAAATGGAGACCATATGGTACTGAAAACTACCATGTTGGACACTTACACAGTTACTCGGTACCTCTAGCTGAAGCCTAGCACTTCTCAGCTCTGGTATTAATCCTCTGAGCAAGAGACAGATGTCTTCATAGGAGGTTAGAGTTTTGTTCCTGTACTATATTCTGCCCCCTCCTACAggatatagaaaaaaaagctgccaggTCTTAgcaaaaattttaatatttttagtacTTGATATTACAAAACATAGGATACCACACCCACAACACTGATGTGAAAAAACTGTGTTCCACTAAAGGTAAGTGCAAGATTTCACAcctttaaaacacagcactgaccTCCCCTGGAGGCCCCCACAAGACAAGATGACAACCTAAGTGTCCCTTCAATGAATCTGAGAAAGGAGTAACAGCCTAAGTGGCACACCAGCTGTTTCCTTCCCAGATTTCAGTATAAGAACAACTCTATCAATTATTGTAATGACTCATCACCACTGCCCAGAGAAAGGTCTTAGCACATGCAGACAAATGCCCATGCAGGTGGTGGAAGCTGCAGAATACCTCCTGGGAGCTTGCTTCTAAACCTAGTTATTGCCTAACTCTTCCAGAACACGCATTTGCAGAAAACATCTACTCAatcctttttaatttgtttcaagcATGGAATTTGGGGCTCTAAAGTCACATTTTGCTGCCCAGTCCCTGCCTCTCCACCTTCTGAAACAAGTGAGCTTTTATGATATGTATTAGTCCACTCCTGCTCAACTGCCCAGCATCCATAGCTACTAGgcacagagaatgaaaataatgaagcttTTACACACAACTTGTTCACATCACACCTGCTCAGCAGGTACTTCTTTAACTCATCATGCAGGTCTGAAGTGTTCAGTGACAAGAAATTGAAGCAGACACAAAATGGAGCAGAGGGGTATACCACTAGCACAGTGTAGCTACCTACAGCATCAAGTACACCCCTAAGAATCCAACTGGAGATTCAAACGCTGCTTCAGATTCACTGCTAGAAGTCAACAAAACTCAAGAACTAACCTGAGTCACAGACCAGCTTTTATTTGGCTTAGCAATGTACACATCCATAAGCCATACTCACTTCAGTAAAGCTTTGAACATGTTGCATGGCCATGTAAGATCAGATTTACCTCCAGGCACAACCCAGCTCCAGTGGCAACCAGTAGGTGGGTAAGGAAAAGTACCAGAACAGCCCCTGGGTGAAGTGCTATTTCCACCAGCAAATCCTCTTAGCTTCAGCTAACTGTGCATCAGGCTGAGACAGAGGTAGTCCACTCTGGGCTGTCAGACACCTTTTACAAACTTTAGCTAATGACTTCCAGGCAAACACACTCGCGGCACCTACATCACGCTGAGCAGctattttcacagcttttgctCTGTGAGCTGGTATCTCCTTTgcatcactctgaacatcctGCTTGTGACACCAGCAGTTTATATAATAGATCAGAGAGTTCAGGTCAGAAGGTAGGTAGGTCTTCAGCATTAAACCATATGGATAACCTTGACCCCAATTCCACCCTTTTTGAAAGGTAATACACTAGTTTTAATCATAAACTTGTTAAGAGTTTTCATACCTTGGATTAGACTACATCTCGTTGTGCCCATTACATCTGTGACAGACAGGCACATTCAATATGAaggtaaatgaagaaaaagggacTACTCTGCCAACAGTGACAATTTTTCATATGGACTTTTAAGAGCCACATTGAATGGCCACGTGCAGGTAGTTTGCATGTTACCATATTAACATCCAATTTAGCcttcaaaaacatttactttttgaGCAGTccagttttagttttaaaatcCAAGCTACCAGCAAGCAAGCAGCTAGCTACAGGCTCCTCTAGGACAAGAGCTGCTGAGTAAAGTCAGCTCCACCCTAAGGTCATGGGCAAGAGCAGACTTGAATGTAGTGAGAACTTGAGGGTATAACTTCATAACTAGCTGAGCCCACATAGTGTCCTAGCAGCAAACAGAATATTGAAAATACTCTCACAACTGCTTAGGAAGAGTTTGATGTGGGTGGCCAATAAGCCACAGGGAGTTATGAAAATTGGAAGACCAGACTGAGATCTAAGATGTATGCTTGGGtgtggtgtttttaaaaaagtagaaaacctGTCCCAGAATCCTGCTGCTGGTAAGCACGCTCCCTCTTGAAAAGGTAACTGGAAGCCCCATGCCAAGTCAGACAAAGCCTGATTTGCTTTATGTGATGTTCTTCCCCCATTGCTGGTGTTACAAACCAGCtttaattcagtttcattttgtttctctgctttttctgctgaagagctgaagTTTTTAGATCCCTACTTTCCTGTGTACCTACAGCCACAGCTTGACGTAAACACATGGTGGGAATGCAAGCTAAGCAAGGATAACACATCTCGTCTTGTCTGCCCACACAAGACTTCTGGTCTATACAGGTTTCTAAAATGAAGCCACTAAGTCTGGGAAAGAAGTCTCAGCTTGGCAGAGCTCCAGATAGGCTTTCCTGAGGCTTCAGTCtccaagtaaaaataaacattttgaaaataatgaggTGTGAATTTTTTCAAACCTTGACAAAATACCAAAAGACATTCCCTTGAGATTCACTCTAATCCTGATCCCCTGCACCAGGACCAAGACTGTTctggtgcagagcagcacacGAGCAAGCATCTTGCTGAGAGGAAATTCAGAtcagctgccaggcagcctATGGGCTCTGTTCTTAAGTTTTATGCAGACTCTAATGGTCTGTTCTGTATTCATCATCCaacttgctttttgaaattgAGTTATGGCATTGTTTTCAACTGGGGGCTAACAAAGAAAGCATATTGCCATACCTCCTCACCATACCCCAAATATCAAAGCTGGCTTCCTGTAAGGAATGAACTTGGTGTAATTAATTGTCTACACAACCACCAGTAAGGGGTAGGCTCCTGTTTGCCAAGGAAGTAGGAACAAGAAACACACGGAGAAAGATGCATCCATACCAGGTGCCTCTCAGAGAACACATTGTACACTTGGGTACTGGCTGGAACCGGTTGCTTTAATACGAACACAAGAATACAACATGCAGCTTGTTCCGGGTTAactggggaagagcagagcagaatcTCCACTCTGATCAGCCCAGAGCAACACTGGCTTCCCAGAGAGCTAGAAACACAGAGTACCTGAAGAGAAATAACTCCCTTTCTGGAAAGGGACACGGATTAGCTATTGCTTCTTTCTAGCAGGAGAGCTTGTGCAAGGGCTGTCTCACCTGAGGTTTAACATTCACCGCCTCTACTGCATTTTCATTCAGCCACTTTGCATCAACTTCCACATCAAAATGACCAATATTACACACTATGGCATCATCCTTCATCTGCTCAAAGtgcctgcaaaaagaaaaaaaaaaagcatatcaGAAGTTAACgcacaaaattttttttcttcagcaccAGAAGATTCTCTGGTCCATAGCCCTGCtcaaggagaaatgaaaagtgCCTGGCTCACCGACTGCATTTGACTCTCACAAGATGTGTGGGTCTGGTAATCTTCCAGGCACGTGAAGTCTACTGGAAAATAACCTCTCAAGCTTCTAGAGGAAGGACACTTCCCAAGGAACATAAAGAGGTTATTGGAGAGGAAATATCTTCCCAGTATGGAAAGTAAAGCTATTTTGTTTAAttgattaaaaatgaaatatctgcAGTTATTCTCTGccctaaacaaaagaaatttttcttcatgattttaaagttttcagcaGTTCTACATCTCTGGAGACTAATGGCCTTACTTGCTCCCACTTAATCTGATCTTCCACTACGACATGGGGAGTCATAATGGCAAAGACAGGAATCAGTTTGTGAAGAGTGGAGGGGTTATAAATTGAGATCTAAGAAGTGGCAACCAAAAAACCAGCAGGGCAGTTTATTGAGAACAGACTAGTTTCAAGTCTGCTACACGTACTCACAGACAGAATCACTTTCAACCTTCACCTACCTCTTCTGTTCACATTTATCTGCCCTAACACAAATTTAGCCCTGATGCTCTCATTCTCTAAAGTTTATATATCCCTCTACACCTTTTGTTTCTCCATCATCAGACACTAAGGCAGGAGCAATTGCAATGTGCCAACACCCAACAGAACTGAAAGGCCAAAGCCCCATTTTCTCACTAAAATGATGTTAAACCCTGGTGTCCAGAATTTGTGTGTTAACCCTCACCATACTGCTGACAAGTTatgactgtatttaaaaaaaaaaaaaaaaaaaaaggtaactgtACAGGGATGCTTTCACTAAAGCAAGTGGCTAGACCATACCTGCCCTGAACAATGTCAGTGCAGCCAGTGGTGGTAACAAAGATATTGCCTTCTTTACAGGCCTCCTCCATGGTTGTAACTTCATAacctgaaaaagagaaaaaagttattccTCCATCCAACCACCAGCACTTTATTAGAAATCAGATACAATattacaagaagaaaagtaCAGAGAAAGAATGCATGAGAGAAATCTGTGCCAGCACCTGACCTATGGAGGATGCAAGGTAGTGGGCATACCTGCCTTACTGAATACCAACTTAGCACAAAAATATCTATCCCTCAGCTGTTTCCAATCCATAGATTTACACATTCAACCTCTTCTGTCCATAGGTGTAGTATCTCCCACAGCACTCAGACTGGATTCAGGAGGTCAAGTTTTCAAAGGGAAGTGCACACAACACCTCCAGGTTCTAGTCAGGTATGAATAGAAATGGGATAAACTGGTACTAAGGAGCACAATTACATGAGGCACCCAGATGAGAGAAGGAGCACAGCTGCCAAAGCACACTATGAGCACAGCTGGAAAGGCAGAGCACACGGCATTGCTCTCCAAGAACACCTACTGAAGGCAAGCCTGATGTTTCACTGCAGAGATATTCTCGTGAAGTCACAACCCACACTGGAGGTTAGAGCTGCACAACTTGAAGATAATGAACCCGTTCAAAACCAGGCTTTCAGCACTATGAAATTGGAGCCTTACCCCTCTATGGTCCTATATCCTTGACCCCAAACACATCTTCTAGGTCTATACACTAATAAAATCCTTCACTAACAGGAAAAGAATTCCTGCAGCTGAACTGGAATCACCTTCACCTCAACAGGGACAGGGCTGAAGCCCACTGAAACTTTCTCAGCCAACTACCATGTATTGCTCCACACTGACACACAGAGACCCCCGCCAGATGAATGAATTTCTGCATCTCCTTCAGTTCTCACCTTCCATGGCTGCCTGCAGTGCATTGATGGGATCAATTTCAGATGATGACTCTAGCTCCAAAGCCTCGCAGAGCCTGAGCACAGCCTTTGCCCACATCACCGTAACCTGCCACGACTGCTACTTTTCCAGCAATCATGACATCTGTAGCACGCTTGATGCCATCGATGAGGGACTCTCTGCACCCATACAGGTTATCAAACTTgctctgaggaagaaaatggagcTGTTTCAAACAGATGAAAGTCACTCAAGTAAAATTCCttagagaaacaaaacagacttgTATATCAGTACTACAAACCAGGAGACTGACAGCCAGCTAAATACTTTAACCACAGTGAGGGATGGAAAAATAACCTGGTTTGATATTTTTACGTATCCAGTTTCTATCTCTATAGTTTATACTAGATATGGGCTTCAGCACACACCCATGAGAAGTATTTCGTATATATGTTGTGTCTACTGACTAGGGCTTGTACATGTTAAAAGCTTGTTAGAGGTAATCTGAATTTatcaaataaaagcacaaacaaTTCTTGCATACACAGGTAGGTAGGTCTTAAGTTCCTTAACCAGATGATCACcagttctctgctgctgtttatcAGACAATGAACTGAGCCAAGTGCCACAGGCAGGCAAGACAGCACCAGAACTGCTGGCCAAATGATTAGCACGCATTCTTATTTTTGCAAGACACATGCaccctgcagaagcagcaagttgCCCACATCAACCATGAGAAATTGGTTCCTGAAGCCCAGGAAGATGAAAATTGCATCTTCCTCCAGGTTGAGTTACACTAACACTGCCAGACCTCACCACTGCTCAGATCTAGAAAAATCCAGCAAGAAGCCATTCACAATACtagtcactgcagccaagaaCCCCTGGATTTCAGCTCCTAACACCCCATCACACAGCATCCTCTACTGTAACATTTAACATGAGCTTAACAGCCCAATCTCCAAAGCAAAATTCCCCTGCCAAGTCAGATGTTAAACAGTATTCCACTTGAACATCTTCCTAAACTCACAAACACATATTGCTGTACTGATTTTTGGAAtgctccttctttttctccttgggCCCTTTGTTTTGACCAGGAAGATGGGCTGTATAAACAGTTTTGATTATCTGAAGAGTTACAGAAGCCaagaatctaaaaaaaatttaaaaatgaaaaaaaagtctgactaCACAAGTTGTGCTATGCTTCCCCAAGGCATGGGTATAAAGAACTCACCATTTACAGCAAAATTCTGGTCTCAAagcctgctctgtgctttctACAGCTTTAGGTCACCAATCACTCTTGCTTTCACTTAACACAGATAGCACTGTCTGCTATAAGCAATCTTAAGACTGTGTACCTAGATGTGAGTAGGGGCACAAATGGGACCTACCTTGCAGCTATGACTGGTACCATCTAGCTTCTGTAAGGTGATGTTACAGTTTGGTTTCAGCCTATAGCTTACAACAGTAAAATTTGTataatataaaatgcagaagtctATGTATAAAAATGTTGCAGCTATGACTCCCAATGCATTATCTCAGCAAGTTACAAGGTAAGCAGCACATTGCTCCCAGCCTCAGAAGGTGGCCAAGGACTAATGTGTAAGAAGTTATACTTCAGCTCCAGACGTTCATGACTCAGTGCCTCTAAGTTATCACAGGCCTATCTGccattaatatttcagaatatttgtgTTGCCAGTCCTCCAAATTCCAAAGTTAGTGCCTGTTGGTAATCCTCTTTTCTAGTCCTCCAGCAGATTTTCCTTGCGTTACATGCCTTCTAATGGAGGAAAACAGCATGGTCAGATTTGATTCCTATTCACCAAACCCCACAGTTGCAATTGGAGCCTTTCAGACACCATTGTATTCCCATGCAAGGTAGCAGAGTGCCAGATGCAGATATCTGTACCACCCAAAAACATATTtgggtggcaggagggaagTGCTGACCTGGATGCTGCCTCCCTGTCTCTCCAAGTACTAGGATAGGAACCTAATGCCAACTGAAAATATCAGCCTGGGAGAGCAGAATGTGTCATCTCAGTTGCATGTCATCCTGGAGATCTGTAACTGTGGATTGTACAAATCTTTTACTACATAGATACCAAACAGTACTTGAAAATAAGCACTTGTTTGGCACTAGAATAAAGTGAGGTCAACCCAAGAGGCTTTTTTAGAAACATCTGAATTACCAAATCTATTAAACTAATAGTTACTATAGTTAACTATAGTTAAACTAAAAGTTTTTGCTGTAAAGCTCCACCTAAATAAAATCAGAGCTTATAGTGAAAAGTGAaggtttttcacttttttcaccTTCACCAGGTCCAGTGAAGCTTCTGCTAAGTAATCTATTTTTCCCA from Falco rusticolus isolate bFalRus1 chromosome 10, bFalRus1.pri, whole genome shotgun sequence encodes the following:
- the LOC119154601 gene encoding adenosylhomocysteinase-like; its protein translation is MWAKAVLRLCEALELESSSEIDPINALQAAMEGYEVTTMEEACKEGNIFVTTTGCTDIVQGRHFEQMKDDAIVCNIGHFDVEVDAKWLNENAVEAVNVKPQVDRYTLRNGRHIILLAEGRLVNLGCAMGHPSFVMSNSFTNQVLAQIELWTHSDKYAVGVHFLPKKLDEAVAAAHLDKLCVKLTKLSDKQAKYLGLSRDGPFKPDHYRY